A region of Thermotoga sp. Mc24 DNA encodes the following proteins:
- the rpoC gene encoding DNA-directed RNA polymerase subunit beta' has product MPMSSFKRKIKAIQIKIASPEVIRSWSGGEVKKPETINYRTFKPERDGLFCERIFGPVKDYECACGKYKGKKYEGTVCERCGVRVESREARRKRMGHIELAAPAVHIWYLESIPSVLGTLLNMSTSDLENIIYYGSRRVIERAFIVTDPKDTPFSQGDVIYETEYRIYRKKWDFDVEQAFVVKNPKSPVLSDIDGEVTLKTEKSITGREITWIIVKNITRATHTVLPGMILSVKDGQEVEKGQDLTKEMTIDPVYAPFDGHVEIDELSNTITLKPLTTSRDQPVVFTVPYGARILVSNGQKVKKGDQITTSTSLPAVKASISGTVKFSSNLNVRALEDGNFEVLSTGEVYVEQIIEERKYPVFEGALVYVNNGDQVKKGDHLADRFLFEEEYLSATEYKIFESHYPTMFDVEERTENDRPIVVITDIDPEVSKETGLKVGDIFTENEYEAYLQIYPEKIVADAGAQAIKKLLQNLDLEALQVEIEAELKKLPSSSSKAIKLRRRLKMVKDFLKSGNKPEWMVLEVVPVIPPDLRPMIQIEGGRFATTDLNELYRRLINRNNRLKKLLELGAPEIILRNEKRMLQEAVDALIHNGSDSEGKRSRRAVLKDRNGRPLKSLTDLLKGKKGRFRRNLLGKRVDYSGRAVIVVGPHLKIHQCGIPKKMAMELFKPFVLAKLLGEGSSSKTMRKVKKAIIEKEMPEAWEVLEEVIKGSVVLLNRAPTLHRMSIQAFEPKLVEGNAIQLHPVVCPPFNADFDGDQMAVHVPLSAAAQAEARFLMLSRYNIISPAHGKPISLPTQDIIIGSYYLTTVSKEFDSLKEEDVKWKFSSPEEAMLAYHLGFIKLHTPILIKAVVNGEEKRIKTTLGRVIFNSILPEDLRDYNRIFDKKQINTLVYETFKRHGIDRAADLLDDIKDIGFHYATVSGLTLSLKDLKIPPERDEILRKTWEKVRIIEENYEKGFLTEEQRKSEIIRLWMSVTEEITKLTSRTLAEDPFNPIYMMVNSGARGNIDQVKQLAGIRGLMIKAYDPRSREIKSKIFKGQAIHEALTFDYPVDKNLREGVDILQFFISTYGARKGQVDTAMNTSFAGYLTRRLVDVAQSVTVAEPDCGTHDGIRAMDLIKEGTVVEKMNEFLFGRVLARDILDPETKEVLKNPETGKEYTRNTMLTDDDANFLASYKKMVDVVRYEEIDITELSLPNMYAEIAEPVGEYEEGTELTWDVVKAAKNEGKYRIKVKVYPVVGTVYAEEEPLYDKRGERQLLVYQEVINEIVAKMLEENGIEKVPVRPDIIVRSPLTCESEYGVCAACYGMDLSNHKIVNVGESVGIVAAQSIGEPGTQLTMRTFHVGGVMGASDIVSGLTTVEKTFEPYAFLREEKSGGKKEIKKYYGSEAILCEVDGFVKDISTDESGRTVIYVEDYAGNIHAYKVPKRAKVRVEKGQKVLKGDTLTSGAIVWWKLLELESEKGVMTAMNLLKIIKNAYVQQGVSIHDKHFEIIFKQMLSMATIIDPGDSDYLPDQLVPLMDIKRFNREILEGNAKVEENRKWVIGKTLAKRIITETEEGELVELAQKGDEVTEELLKKIIEAGIKEIDVFEKDKVVTYQILPKEPIKYKRRLLSLKKAALNYPGWLSAAAFEETAWVLTAAAIEGKVDPLIGLKENVIVGQLIPAGTGLDVFAGIQVEETPRAAVEEELA; this is encoded by the coding sequence ATGCCAATGTCCTCTTTCAAGAGGAAGATAAAGGCGATTCAGATAAAGATAGCCTCTCCAGAAGTGATAAGAAGCTGGTCTGGAGGAGAGGTCAAGAAACCTGAAACGATCAACTACAGAACGTTCAAACCCGAGAGAGATGGTCTTTTCTGTGAGAGGATTTTCGGTCCTGTGAAGGACTACGAATGTGCCTGTGGTAAGTATAAGGGAAAGAAATACGAGGGCACCGTCTGTGAGAGGTGTGGAGTCAGGGTCGAATCCAGAGAAGCCAGGAGAAAAAGGATGGGGCACATAGAACTGGCAGCACCCGCTGTGCACATCTGGTACCTCGAGAGCATACCGAGTGTCCTCGGAACGCTTTTGAACATGAGCACTTCAGACCTGGAAAACATCATCTATTACGGCAGTCGCCGTGTCATAGAAAGGGCTTTCATTGTGACTGATCCCAAAGATACTCCGTTCTCCCAGGGAGACGTGATCTACGAGACCGAGTACAGGATATACAGGAAAAAGTGGGATTTCGACGTTGAGCAGGCGTTCGTGGTGAAGAATCCAAAATCTCCCGTTCTTTCCGATATTGATGGAGAAGTGACTTTGAAGACAGAAAAGTCTATCACAGGGAGGGAAATCACCTGGATCATAGTGAAGAACATCACCAGAGCCACACACACGGTGCTCCCTGGAATGATTCTCTCTGTGAAAGACGGACAGGAAGTGGAAAAAGGACAGGATCTGACAAAAGAAATGACAATTGACCCTGTTTATGCTCCATTTGACGGTCACGTGGAAATAGATGAACTTTCGAATACTATTACGTTGAAACCGCTCACAACCAGTAGGGATCAGCCGGTTGTTTTCACGGTTCCTTACGGAGCGAGGATTCTCGTTTCGAACGGCCAGAAGGTGAAAAAAGGAGACCAGATCACGACTTCTACCAGCCTCCCAGCTGTCAAAGCGAGCATATCTGGTACAGTGAAATTCAGTTCCAACCTCAACGTAAGAGCGCTTGAAGACGGAAACTTCGAAGTGCTCTCCACCGGTGAGGTCTACGTGGAACAGATTATAGAGGAAAGAAAATATCCCGTCTTCGAAGGAGCACTTGTTTACGTTAACAACGGTGACCAGGTGAAGAAAGGAGATCACCTGGCTGACAGATTCCTCTTTGAGGAGGAGTATCTCTCTGCCACCGAGTACAAAATCTTCGAGTCCCACTATCCAACCATGTTCGATGTCGAAGAGAGAACGGAAAATGACAGGCCGATCGTGGTCATAACGGATATAGATCCTGAGGTTTCCAAAGAGACAGGCTTGAAAGTTGGCGATATATTCACAGAAAACGAGTACGAAGCGTATCTTCAGATCTATCCAGAAAAGATAGTGGCTGACGCCGGAGCACAGGCGATAAAGAAACTGCTTCAGAATCTGGATCTGGAAGCGCTTCAGGTGGAAATTGAAGCGGAACTCAAAAAGTTACCTTCTTCCAGCTCAAAGGCGATAAAGCTCAGAAGAAGGTTGAAGATGGTGAAGGATTTCCTGAAATCTGGTAACAAACCCGAATGGATGGTTCTCGAAGTCGTTCCTGTGATTCCACCCGATCTCAGGCCGATGATACAGATCGAGGGAGGAAGGTTCGCCACAACAGACCTCAACGAACTTTACAGGAGACTCATAAACAGAAACAACAGACTCAAAAAACTTCTGGAACTCGGGGCACCTGAGATCATTCTGAGAAACGAGAAAAGAATGCTCCAGGAAGCGGTTGACGCTCTCATTCACAACGGTTCCGATTCGGAAGGAAAGAGAAGCAGAAGAGCCGTTTTGAAAGACAGAAATGGTAGACCTCTGAAATCGCTCACCGATCTCCTGAAGGGAAAGAAGGGAAGATTCAGAAGAAATCTGCTTGGAAAGCGGGTGGACTACTCTGGAAGAGCGGTTATTGTCGTGGGACCACATTTGAAAATCCACCAGTGCGGTATTCCAAAGAAAATGGCAATGGAACTCTTCAAACCGTTTGTTCTGGCAAAACTTCTTGGAGAGGGTTCTTCCAGCAAAACCATGAGAAAGGTCAAGAAAGCGATCATAGAAAAAGAGATGCCGGAAGCCTGGGAAGTGCTCGAAGAAGTGATAAAGGGGAGCGTCGTTCTTTTGAACAGAGCTCCCACACTCCACAGAATGTCAATTCAGGCGTTTGAACCAAAACTCGTTGAAGGAAACGCCATACAGCTCCATCCTGTTGTGTGTCCGCCTTTCAACGCGGACTTTGACGGTGACCAGATGGCGGTTCATGTACCGCTTTCAGCAGCAGCGCAGGCAGAGGCAAGATTTCTCATGCTTTCGAGATACAACATCATTTCCCCAGCACACGGAAAACCGATTTCACTACCAACGCAGGATATCATCATAGGCTCTTACTACCTCACAACGGTCAGTAAAGAATTCGATTCACTGAAAGAAGAAGATGTGAAATGGAAGTTCTCTTCACCTGAAGAGGCAATGCTGGCTTACCATCTTGGATTCATAAAACTTCACACTCCGATTCTGATAAAGGCCGTTGTCAATGGTGAGGAAAAACGAATAAAGACGACACTGGGAAGAGTTATCTTCAACAGCATTCTCCCGGAAGATTTGAGAGATTACAATAGAATTTTCGACAAAAAACAGATAAACACCCTTGTCTATGAAACGTTCAAGAGACACGGCATAGACAGAGCGGCAGATCTTTTGGATGACATAAAAGACATCGGCTTCCACTATGCAACTGTTTCCGGGCTGACTCTCTCACTGAAGGATCTGAAGATACCACCAGAAAGAGATGAGATTCTCAGAAAGACCTGGGAGAAGGTCAGAATAATCGAAGAGAACTATGAAAAAGGCTTCTTGACGGAAGAACAGAGAAAGAGTGAAATCATACGACTCTGGATGAGTGTGACAGAGGAGATCACAAAACTCACATCCAGAACGCTCGCGGAGGATCCGTTCAACCCTATATACATGATGGTGAACTCTGGTGCCAGAGGTAACATAGATCAGGTGAAACAGCTCGCCGGTATCAGAGGTTTGATGATCAAGGCGTACGACCCAAGATCCAGGGAAATAAAGTCCAAGATCTTCAAGGGTCAGGCAATACACGAAGCACTTACCTTCGATTACCCGGTCGATAAGAACCTCAGAGAGGGCGTTGACATCCTGCAGTTCTTCATATCCACCTACGGTGCCAGAAAGGGACAGGTTGACACAGCAATGAACACATCCTTCGCGGGATATCTAACTAGGCGTCTTGTGGATGTGGCTCAAAGTGTTACAGTGGCGGAACCCGACTGTGGAACCCACGATGGAATCAGAGCCATGGACCTGATAAAAGAAGGAACAGTTGTAGAAAAGATGAACGAGTTCCTCTTTGGTAGAGTGCTCGCAAGGGATATACTTGATCCAGAAACAAAAGAAGTTTTGAAGAATCCAGAAACAGGCAAAGAATACACGAGAAACACCATGCTCACGGACGACGATGCGAACTTCCTGGCTTCTTACAAAAAAATGGTTGACGTTGTGAGGTACGAAGAGATAGACATAACAGAACTCTCACTTCCCAATATGTACGCCGAGATTGCGGAACCAGTTGGAGAGTACGAAGAAGGAACGGAACTCACTTGGGATGTGGTAAAAGCCGCTAAGAACGAAGGGAAATACCGCATAAAGGTGAAGGTCTATCCTGTTGTTGGAACTGTTTACGCGGAAGAAGAACCTCTTTACGATAAAAGAGGTGAAAGACAACTTCTCGTGTATCAGGAAGTGATAAACGAGATTGTGGCGAAGATGCTCGAAGAGAATGGAATAGAAAAAGTTCCTGTAAGACCCGATATCATTGTGAGATCACCCCTCACCTGTGAGTCCGAGTACGGTGTCTGTGCTGCTTGTTACGGTATGGATCTTTCCAACCACAAGATAGTGAACGTCGGTGAATCGGTGGGAATCGTGGCCGCTCAGTCCATAGGAGAGCCTGGTACACAGCTTACGATGAGGACTTTCCACGTTGGAGGAGTCATGGGGGCGAGCGACATCGTCAGCGGTCTCACAACTGTGGAGAAGACGTTCGAACCGTACGCGTTCTTGAGAGAAGAGAAGAGCGGTGGAAAGAAAGAAATCAAAAAATACTATGGATCTGAAGCGATTCTGTGTGAAGTCGATGGTTTCGTTAAAGACATATCAACCGATGAAAGTGGTAGAACGGTGATTTACGTCGAAGATTACGCTGGTAACATCCACGCTTACAAAGTACCGAAGAGAGCGAAAGTAAGGGTTGAAAAAGGCCAGAAAGTCCTGAAAGGGGACACCCTCACCAGTGGTGCCATTGTGTGGTGGAAACTCCTGGAACTCGAATCAGAAAAAGGTGTAATGACGGCGATGAATCTGCTGAAGATCATAAAGAACGCTTACGTGCAACAGGGTGTGAGTATACACGACAAGCACTTCGAGATCATATTCAAACAGATGCTCAGCATGGCAACGATCATCGATCCAGGGGACAGCGATTACTTGCCGGATCAACTGGTGCCGCTTATGGATATAAAGAGATTCAACAGAGAAATTCTCGAAGGAAACGCGAAAGTAGAAGAGAACAGGAAGTGGGTCATAGGAAAGACGCTCGCAAAGAGAATCATCACGGAAACAGAAGAGGGAGAACTCGTGGAACTCGCACAAAAAGGTGATGAAGTGACCGAAGAACTTTTGAAGAAGATCATAGAAGCGGGAATAAAAGAGATCGACGTCTTCGAGAAAGATAAAGTTGTGACGTACCAGATTCTCCCGAAGGAACCCATTAAGTACAAGAGAAGACTTCTGTCGCTCAAGAAAGCGGCTCTGAACTACCCCGGCTGGCTCAGTGCGGCTGCGTTCGAAGAAACTGCGTGGGTGCTGACCGCAGCAGCGATCGAAGGAAAGGTCGATCCACTCATTGGGTTGAAGGAAAACGTGATCGTAGGTCAGCTGATACCCGCAGGAACCGGTCTCGATGTCTTCGCGGGAATCCAGGTGGAAGAAACCCCAAGAGCTGCGGTGGAAGAAGAACTCGCGTGA
- a CDS encoding ABC transporter substrate-binding protein yields MRKLFVLFLAILSVLALAEVKNPDTIIDATIGEPDTLDPHYAYDTASGEVIYNVYENLIAYKGESLTEFEPRLAERWEILDGGKTYKFYIRKGVKFHEGGDLTPEDVEYSFERGLIFDPTAGPMWMLWEALFGVDSLETFVEEKIGKPYNELFDENGEPLPEYKDALIKIYTDYIDPAIEVEGDAVVFHLVRPFAPFMYILAQSASWSAVLDKEWCIEIGCWDGRADTWWKYHDIRKEDSPLYARMNGTGPFKFVEWDRAQQKVILERNDNYWREPAKIKRVVIWGIDEWSTRRAMFLQGDADICAVPTQYLEQVEGKPGVTVIKGLPELAVTSLHFAWNVPEDSKYIGSGKLDGNGIPTDFFTDENVRKAFIYAFDYDTFINEVLKGLGRKIPTDLPEGLLGFNEELLNDPNAPHFDIVKATEYFQKAWNGEVWKKGFKITLLYNTGNDVRRAAAEMLKAYIEMINPKFKVEVRGVQWPTYLDATKRGEVPVFIIGWLADYPDPHNFIFTYYHSAGVYSGRQGENFRKFVSTPHPDLGGRSLDELIEEAIAKTDPAERQALYEEIQKFAMKHALGMPLYQPLGVRVQRSWVKGWYYNPMRPGDDYYVLWKAEE; encoded by the coding sequence ATGAGGAAACTGTTTGTGCTGTTCCTGGCAATCCTATCAGTTCTGGCACTGGCCGAGGTGAAAAACCCGGACACCATAATCGACGCCACCATTGGAGAACCCGATACTCTAGACCCACACTACGCCTATGACACGGCGAGTGGTGAGGTCATCTACAACGTGTACGAGAACCTGATCGCCTACAAAGGAGAGAGCCTCACAGAATTCGAACCACGCCTTGCAGAAAGATGGGAAATCCTGGACGGAGGTAAAACCTACAAATTCTACATCAGAAAAGGTGTGAAGTTCCACGAAGGTGGAGATCTCACACCAGAAGACGTGGAATACAGCTTTGAGAGAGGCCTCATTTTCGATCCAACAGCGGGTCCCATGTGGATGCTCTGGGAAGCCCTGTTCGGTGTGGATTCACTGGAAACTTTCGTCGAGGAAAAGATCGGCAAGCCTTACAACGAACTCTTCGACGAAAACGGTGAACCACTTCCAGAGTACAAAGACGCCCTCATAAAGATCTACACGGACTACATCGATCCTGCCATCGAAGTTGAAGGTGACGCCGTTGTGTTCCACCTCGTGAGACCCTTTGCACCGTTCATGTACATACTCGCCCAGAGCGCAAGCTGGAGTGCCGTCCTCGACAAAGAGTGGTGTATAGAGATAGGATGCTGGGACGGAAGAGCCGATACCTGGTGGAAGTACCACGATATCAGAAAAGAAGATTCTCCACTCTACGCGAGAATGAATGGAACTGGACCCTTCAAGTTCGTCGAATGGGACAGAGCCCAGCAGAAAGTCATCCTCGAACGAAACGACAACTACTGGAGAGAACCCGCGAAGATCAAAAGAGTTGTCATCTGGGGAATCGACGAGTGGAGCACAAGAAGGGCGATGTTCCTACAAGGAGATGCCGATATCTGCGCTGTTCCAACCCAGTACCTCGAACAGGTGGAAGGAAAACCCGGTGTCACCGTTATAAAAGGACTTCCTGAACTCGCAGTAACATCCCTTCACTTCGCATGGAACGTTCCCGAAGACAGCAAGTACATAGGCTCTGGAAAACTCGATGGAAACGGAATACCAACAGATTTCTTCACTGATGAAAATGTGAGAAAGGCCTTCATCTACGCGTTCGACTACGACACCTTCATAAATGAAGTCCTCAAGGGTCTTGGTAGAAAGATACCAACAGATCTTCCAGAAGGACTCCTTGGATTCAACGAAGAGCTGCTGAACGATCCCAACGCTCCACATTTCGATATTGTGAAAGCAACAGAGTACTTCCAGAAAGCGTGGAATGGAGAAGTCTGGAAGAAAGGATTCAAGATCACACTGCTTTACAACACTGGAAACGATGTGAGAAGAGCAGCTGCGGAAATGCTGAAGGCATACATCGAAATGATCAATCCAAAGTTCAAGGTTGAAGTAAGAGGTGTTCAATGGCCCACATATCTCGATGCAACCAAGAGAGGAGAAGTACCTGTTTTCATCATAGGATGGCTCGCAGATTATCCGGATCCTCACAACTTCATCTTCACCTACTACCACAGTGCAGGAGTTTATTCCGGAAGACAGGGCGAAAACTTCAGAAAGTTCGTCTCCACTCCACATCCCGATCTTGGCGGTAGAAGCCTCGACGAACTCATAGAAGAAGCAATCGCAAAGACCGATCCTGCAGAAAGACAGGCACTCTACGAAGAGATCCAGAAGTTCGCAATGAAGCACGCCCTTGGTATGCCTCTCTACCAACCACTCGGTGTGAGAGTCCAGAGAAGCTGGGTCAAGGGATGGTACTACAACCCAATGAGACCTGGTGACGACTACTACGTGCTCTGGAAAGCAGAAGAGTAA
- a CDS encoding helix-hairpin-helix domain-containing protein, producing the protein MIPWVISPYSFDGSVVRFEKLALLLKRKGLKSVILADRNFHAAVKFNTIMRKHGLIPVHGLWKDGRIFVARNREEFDSLVRYYNGETHEIEDIPVFQESELTPVRYLDASEKKASIFMRKIFGLDEDVQGFPEKCEDVADILNAEAYDLRVNHRFPTPPKGWNESLIKKAEPLGEEYVSRLKRELEVIKRKGFTPYIYTVEKVVEIAKKMGIKVGPGRGSAVGSLVAYLCGITEVDPIKYDLLFERFLNEERQEPPDIDVDVEDRRRKDLIKELSKSFQVYQVSTFGNLTEKSLKNLINSVLPDASLEEKNEIYKTVYGLPHHPSVHAAGVVISENPLPLPTRTEENIPITDYDMYDLQEIGVVKIDILGLKTLSFIKDFKKEVFDYSDEKTYHIISKGKTLGVFQLEGLQARKLCRRISPRNMNELSTLLALNRPGPLRSGLDVMFSNPKNVPAFFRRMFPETRGVLIYQEQIMRLAMFAGLSGTEADILRRAIAKKEREKMEPLLEKMKKGLLEKGMENAEQILEILLNFSSYAFNKSHSVAYAHITYQTAYLKAHHFEEFFKLYFAYNSSDTGKIFLAVQELRNEGYRVHPPDINISGKDLTFHGKDVYLPLTVVKGLGTTLVEQIEKIRPISSVRDLQEKVIGVPRNVIENLIIAGAFDGLYENRKLALEELNKKVEKDILEIRSLFGEKVEQESSNVKIGDITELEEKSMGFPLTPVLEVPTGLFACIADVFTYGRILPVLVKRVSRNIVTDGLSVCRVSTDIPDGVHLVLLSPLQKIIKIWPFNENTRFVYRVDPTSMLEKAGQNEITEILKNGAVARYEGYRPLTDEYRYRVVPR; encoded by the coding sequence ATGATTCCATGGGTGATATCTCCCTATTCTTTCGATGGCTCAGTCGTTCGATTCGAAAAACTGGCCCTTCTCTTGAAAAGAAAGGGACTGAAATCAGTCATCCTCGCCGACAGAAACTTCCACGCCGCCGTGAAGTTCAACACGATCATGAGGAAACACGGCCTGATACCGGTTCACGGTCTCTGGAAAGACGGCAGAATCTTCGTCGCGAGAAACAGAGAGGAATTCGACAGCCTGGTCAGGTACTACAACGGAGAAACACATGAAATCGAAGACATACCTGTTTTCCAAGAAAGCGAACTAACACCTGTGAGATATCTCGATGCCTCTGAAAAAAAGGCCAGCATCTTCATGAGAAAGATCTTCGGACTCGACGAAGACGTTCAGGGTTTTCCAGAAAAATGTGAAGATGTGGCCGACATTCTGAACGCAGAAGCCTACGATCTCAGAGTGAATCACAGATTTCCCACTCCTCCAAAGGGTTGGAACGAATCACTCATAAAAAAGGCAGAACCATTGGGTGAAGAGTACGTCAGCCGCCTGAAAAGAGAACTCGAGGTGATAAAAAGAAAGGGTTTCACCCCGTACATCTACACGGTGGAAAAAGTGGTAGAGATCGCAAAGAAAATGGGCATAAAAGTCGGTCCTGGAAGAGGAAGTGCGGTTGGTTCTCTCGTTGCATACCTGTGCGGAATAACAGAGGTAGATCCAATAAAATACGACCTTCTCTTCGAACGCTTCTTGAACGAAGAAAGGCAGGAACCACCCGATATAGATGTGGATGTGGAAGACAGGAGAAGAAAAGACCTGATAAAGGAATTATCAAAGTCTTTTCAAGTCTATCAAGTTTCAACCTTCGGAAACCTCACAGAGAAATCTCTGAAAAACCTCATAAACTCCGTTCTTCCAGATGCGTCTCTTGAAGAGAAAAACGAAATCTACAAAACCGTTTACGGACTGCCGCACCACCCCAGTGTTCACGCCGCGGGAGTCGTGATCTCAGAAAATCCTCTTCCATTGCCTACAAGAACGGAAGAAAATATTCCGATAACGGACTACGACATGTACGATCTCCAAGAAATAGGTGTTGTGAAGATCGATATACTGGGTCTTAAAACCCTCTCGTTCATAAAAGATTTCAAAAAAGAGGTTTTTGACTATTCCGACGAAAAAACGTACCATATCATCTCCAAAGGAAAAACCCTCGGTGTGTTCCAGCTTGAAGGCCTTCAGGCAAGAAAACTGTGCAGAAGAATCTCTCCCAGAAACATGAACGAACTCTCCACTCTCCTTGCCCTAAACAGACCTGGCCCGTTGAGGTCTGGTCTGGACGTCATGTTTTCGAATCCAAAGAATGTTCCTGCGTTTTTCAGGAGGATGTTTCCAGAGACAAGAGGGGTTCTGATCTATCAGGAACAGATCATGCGACTCGCCATGTTCGCGGGCCTCTCAGGCACCGAAGCGGATATTTTGAGGAGGGCCATTGCGAAGAAAGAAAGAGAAAAAATGGAACCACTCCTTGAAAAGATGAAAAAAGGCCTCCTTGAAAAAGGTATGGAGAACGCAGAACAGATTCTCGAAATCCTCCTGAACTTTTCCTCGTACGCCTTCAACAAATCCCACAGCGTCGCATACGCTCACATCACATACCAAACGGCATATTTAAAAGCCCATCATTTTGAAGAATTTTTCAAACTCTACTTCGCGTACAATTCTTCCGACACCGGAAAGATCTTTCTTGCCGTTCAGGAACTGAGAAACGAAGGATACAGAGTGCATCCCCCAGATATCAACATCTCCGGGAAAGATCTGACCTTTCATGGTAAAGACGTTTATCTTCCCCTGACGGTTGTGAAAGGATTGGGAACGACCCTGGTTGAACAGATCGAAAAAATCAGGCCGATCAGTAGTGTGAGAGATCTCCAGGAGAAGGTAATCGGCGTTCCAAGAAACGTTATAGAAAATCTGATCATAGCAGGCGCTTTCGACGGACTTTATGAAAACAGAAAACTGGCACTGGAAGAACTGAATAAAAAGGTTGAGAAAGATATTCTGGAAATTCGAAGTCTCTTTGGAGAAAAGGTGGAGCAGGAAAGTTCAAACGTTAAAATAGGAGATATCACCGAACTCGAAGAGAAAAGCATGGGATTTCCGTTGACACCAGTTCTCGAAGTCCCAACAGGGCTCTTTGCTTGTATAGCCGATGTCTTCACGTATGGTAGGATCCTTCCCGTACTCGTCAAGAGAGTTTCGAGAAACATCGTGACGGATGGTCTTTCCGTTTGCCGTGTGAGCACAGACATTCCCGATGGTGTTCACCTTGTGCTCCTCTCTCCCCTCCAGAAGATTATCAAAATCTGGCCCTTCAATGAAAACACCAGGTTCGTGTACAGAGTGGATCCCACCTCGATGCTGGAAAAGGCTGGTCAAAACGAGATAACGGAAATTCTAAAAAACGGCGCCGTAGCAAGGTATGAAGGCTACCGACCTCTAACGGATGAATATCGCTATAGAGTCGTTCCTCGGTAA